The genomic DNA CGAAGAAAACTGGGCCTGGCATATCGTGTATGAAAACGCTGCATTCTTCAAAGCCCTGTATGCGACTTTCGTAGCGTGTTAGCCGGCCGGTGCCGGCAAGTCGAAGCCATACAGATGTGGCTCAACTTGCCGACGAAACCAGGCACTCGTTTGCGCTTAGCCTTTACTAATGACAGTAAATTCCTCGCGACGTGCTGTGGTGACATTGTGTTCGTAGTCGAGCAGCTCGGGCAGATGCGCTAGCCCAGCTGCGGCCCGGACAAGGGCTGACGGCATATCTGCCCCGGCTCGATGCGAGAATGGATACCCGCCGCCCATTCGTGGGTTGACATCAATGACCATCGGCTCGCCGACGGCATTGTCACGGAAGTCAACATCAATGCTGCCGGTAGGACACAACAACTGCCCGAGTTTAATGATCGAGGCGCGGAACGGTGCGGGATCTACGGACGTGGCCAGGTCGGTATCTCCGCCTCGCATCTGCTCTTTACGCCGAGCGACCAACCCCAAGAACTCCGAGCGCCCGTCGACCGAAAATACTCCGTCAACCCCATATTCAGCACCGGGGAGGAAATCCTGAATGATCACGGATTCGATATGGTGAGCGGGTTTGCCGTCCGGGCCCAGCGCGCTTTGAGCTGATTCATCCACTGCTTCCGCCAGCTCGTCAGCGGTGACAATGTGCACTCCGGTCGAACCTGCGCCGTAGCGGTGTTTGACCACGAATTTGCTGTCTGCACTGGAGTTCTCCAGAGCCAAGGCCACGTCTGAACCTAAGTAGGTTGACGGCGTCGGGATGCCGTACTCGTTGAGCTTTTCAGCGGTGTAGTGCTTGTCTAATACGATCTCGTGGGCTGCTTTGTTCAGG from Enteractinococcus fodinae includes the following:
- a CDS encoding ATP-grasp domain-containing protein, yielding MANNQHLKIVIASAGRRAHYIQWFKDALRTQEIPGEVIALDYRATSPTVGLADRAYQTPAYNSPEYLTMIRDWFTKERPDLFLCMNDYEAHALSQGVADELRELGCAVAVLNKAAHEIVLDKHYTAEKLNEYGIPTPSTYLGSDVALALENSSADSKFVVKHRYGAGSTGVHIVTADELAEAVDESAQSALGPDGKPAHHIESVIIQDFLPGAEYGVDGVFSVDGRSEFLGLVARRKEQMRGGDTDLATSVDPAPFRASIIKLGQLLCPTGSIDVDFRDNAVGEPMVIDVNPRMGGGYPFSHRAGADMPSALVRAAAGLAHLPELLDYEHNVTTARREEFTVISKG